The Noviherbaspirillum saxi genome includes a window with the following:
- a CDS encoding (2Fe-2S)-binding protein, which yields MIVCVCHNVSERKIRQAVDEGLTTMPQLREKLDVGTCCGKCHSCAKTVLRECLEEREMEAQPLVFQAAIAA from the coding sequence ATGATTGTTTGTGTTTGCCACAATGTCTCGGAACGAAAGATTCGCCAGGCCGTCGACGAGGGCTTGACGACTATGCCGCAGCTGCGCGAAAAATTGGATGTGGGCACCTGCTGCGGCAAATGCCATTCCTGCGCCAAGACGGTGTTGCGCGAATGCCTGGAAGAGCGTGAAATGGAGGCGCAGCCGCTCGTATTCCAGGCAGCTATCGCAGCCTGA
- the bfr gene encoding bacterioferritin, giving the protein MKGDPNIIKLLNAQLTNELTAVNQYFLHARMYRHWGFEKIGKKEYEESIGEMKHADNLINRILMLDGLPNLQALHKLMIGESTPEMLDCDLKLEQASQKTVKDGIKACEAAGDFVSREILREILDDTEEHIEWIETQLDLINKVGLQNYLQSQMEE; this is encoded by the coding sequence ATGAAAGGCGATCCGAACATCATCAAGCTGCTCAATGCCCAGCTGACCAACGAACTGACAGCAGTAAACCAGTACTTCCTGCATGCGCGGATGTACCGGCATTGGGGCTTCGAAAAGATCGGCAAGAAGGAATACGAAGAGTCGATCGGCGAAATGAAGCATGCAGACAATCTGATCAACCGCATCCTGATGCTGGATGGTTTACCGAACCTGCAGGCATTGCACAAGCTGATGATCGGCGAGTCGACACCGGAAATGCTGGACTGTGACCTGAAGCTCGAACAGGCTTCTCAGAAGACCGTCAAGGATGGCATCAAGGCATGCGAAGCGGCCGGCGACTTCGTATCGCGCGAGATCCTGCGCGAGATCCTGGACGATACCGAGGAACACATCGAGTGGATAGAAACCCAGCTCGACCTGATCAACAAGGTAGGTCTGCAAAACTACCTGCAATCGCAGATGGAAGAATAA
- a CDS encoding glutathione S-transferase family protein, whose translation MKLIGSTASPYVRKVRVVMAEKKLDYELILENVWAPDTKILQSNPLGKVPCLIMEDGGAMFDSRVIVEYLDTLTPVCKLIPPNGRERAEVKCWEALADGVLDAAVLVRLERTQRQEAQQSPEWIKRQMDKVHAGLKVMSAGLKDTAFCSGNHYTLADVAVGCSLGWIAFRFPEIDWRGDYPNLAKLFDKLSERQSFKDTIPQ comes from the coding sequence ATGAAACTCATCGGTTCCACCGCCAGCCCTTACGTCAGAAAAGTCCGCGTTGTCATGGCGGAAAAGAAGCTCGACTACGAGCTGATCCTCGAAAACGTCTGGGCTCCCGATACCAAGATCCTGCAATCCAACCCGCTCGGCAAGGTGCCTTGCCTGATCATGGAAGACGGCGGGGCGATGTTCGATTCCCGCGTCATCGTCGAATACCTCGACACGCTCACTCCGGTCTGCAAGCTGATTCCTCCCAACGGGCGCGAACGCGCCGAAGTCAAATGCTGGGAAGCGCTGGCCGATGGCGTGCTGGATGCGGCCGTGCTGGTGCGCCTAGAACGCACGCAGCGCCAGGAAGCGCAGCAAAGCCCGGAATGGATCAAGCGTCAGATGGACAAGGTCCACGCCGGCCTCAAGGTGATGTCGGCTGGTCTCAAGGACACTGCATTCTGCAGCGGCAATCACTATACGCTGGCCGATGTCGCGGTTGGATGCTCGCTGGGCTGGATTGCATTCCGCTTTCCGGAGATCGACTGGCGCGGCGACTATCCCAATCTTGCCAAGCTGTTCGACAAGCTGTCCGAAAGGCAGTCGTTCAAGGATACGATTCCGCAATGA
- the purB gene encoding adenylosuccinate lyase — MSLSALSALSPLDGRYAAKTDKLRPILSEAGFMHHRVKVEIAWLQALSAAGFDEIKPFSAAATALLDKLANEFSEADAERIKAIEAVTNHDVKAVEYWLKEKVKDVPELVAASEFIHFACTSEDINNTSHGMMLKAARNDVLLPSLRSVIAKLTDIAHENAALPMLSRTHGQPASPTTLGKEIANVVARLKRAEQRIAAVELLGKMNGAVGNYNAHLSAYPAFDWESFSRNVIEQRLGLTYNPYTIQIEPHDYMAELFDAVARANTILLDLNRDIWGYISLGYFKQRTKAGEIGSSTMPHKVNPIDFENSEGNLGLANAVLKHLSEKLPVSRWQRDLTDSTVLRNIGVAFGYTLLAYDSCLRGLNKLEVNPARLADDLDATWEVLAEPVQTVMRRFGIENPYEQLKELTRGKGISKEALRDFITGLAIPQEAKDQLLAMTPANYLGIAEKLAREI; from the coding sequence ATGTCGCTTTCCGCCCTCTCCGCCCTTTCCCCGTTGGATGGCCGCTACGCCGCCAAGACCGACAAGCTGCGCCCGATCCTGTCCGAAGCAGGCTTCATGCACCATCGCGTCAAGGTAGAGATTGCATGGCTGCAGGCGCTGTCGGCCGCGGGTTTCGACGAAATCAAGCCGTTTTCGGCTGCTGCCACGGCATTGCTGGATAAACTGGCGAATGAATTCAGCGAAGCTGACGCGGAACGTATCAAGGCGATCGAGGCGGTCACCAATCATGACGTGAAGGCGGTCGAATACTGGCTCAAGGAAAAGGTCAAGGACGTGCCCGAACTGGTAGCTGCGTCGGAGTTCATCCATTTCGCCTGCACCTCGGAAGACATCAACAACACGTCGCACGGCATGATGCTGAAAGCGGCGCGCAATGACGTGCTGCTGCCTTCGCTGCGCTCGGTCATCGCGAAGCTGACCGACATCGCGCACGAGAATGCCGCATTGCCCATGCTGTCGCGCACCCACGGCCAGCCGGCCAGCCCGACTACGCTAGGCAAGGAAATCGCCAACGTGGTGGCACGCCTCAAACGCGCCGAGCAGCGCATCGCGGCGGTTGAACTGTTGGGCAAGATGAATGGCGCGGTCGGCAATTACAACGCCCACCTGTCGGCCTATCCCGCATTCGACTGGGAGTCGTTCTCCAGGAATGTGATCGAGCAGCGCCTGGGCCTCACCTACAATCCGTACACGATCCAGATTGAGCCGCACGATTACATGGCTGAATTGTTCGATGCCGTGGCGCGCGCCAATACCATTCTGCTCGACCTGAACCGCGACATCTGGGGCTATATCTCGCTGGGCTACTTCAAGCAGCGCACCAAGGCGGGCGAGATCGGTTCTTCGACCATGCCGCACAAAGTCAATCCCATCGACTTTGAAAATTCCGAGGGCAATCTCGGCCTGGCCAACGCGGTACTCAAGCACCTGTCGGAAAAACTGCCGGTCTCGCGCTGGCAGCGCGACCTGACCGACTCGACAGTGTTGCGCAATATAGGCGTGGCGTTCGGTTACACGCTGCTGGCATACGACAGCTGCCTGCGCGGGCTGAACAAGCTGGAAGTAAATCCGGCGCGCCTTGCCGACGACCTCGATGCGACTTGGGAAGTGCTGGCCGAGCCGGTGCAAACCGTGATGCGTCGCTTTGGCATCGAAAATCCCTATGAACAGTTGAAGGAACTGACCCGGGGCAAGGGCATTTCCAAGGAAGCGCTGCGCGACTTCATTACCGGTCTGGCGATACCTCAAGAAGCCAAGGATCAACTGCTGGCAATGACGCCGGCAAATTATCTTGGCATTGCGGAAAAGCTGGCCCGGGAAATTTAA
- a CDS encoding cytochrome b: MLRYTLPAILLHWLIALLIISAFALGVTMVDIPGITPTKLKYFSWHKWLGITVLGFASLRLLWRLGHKAPKYPAVMPDWQRSAAHGLHALLYVLMFAIPVSGYLYSLAAGVPVVYLGVLPLPAVIDANPEWKPIFKQIHYWFNMTLLTMFALHVAAALKHHFIDRDGVFKRMLP, encoded by the coding sequence ATGCTCCGGTACACGCTGCCCGCCATTCTCTTGCACTGGCTGATTGCCCTTTTGATCATTTCCGCCTTTGCGCTTGGCGTCACCATGGTCGATATCCCGGGCATCACCCCGACCAAACTCAAGTATTTCTCCTGGCACAAGTGGCTGGGCATTACCGTGCTGGGCTTTGCCAGCCTGCGCCTGCTCTGGCGTCTGGGTCACAAGGCGCCGAAATACCCTGCCGTGATGCCGGACTGGCAGCGAAGCGCAGCGCATGGCTTGCATGCGCTGCTCTACGTGCTGATGTTTGCCATTCCAGTGTCTGGCTATCTATACAGCCTGGCGGCCGGCGTGCCGGTGGTTTATCTGGGCGTGCTGCCGCTGCCGGCCGTGATCGACGCCAATCCGGAATGGAAACCCATCTTCAAGCAAATCCACTACTGGTTCAACATGACGCTGCTCACCATGTTTGCGCTGCATGTGGCCGCCGCGCTCAAACATCATTTCATTGACCGGGACGGCGTGTTCAAACGCATGCTGCCCTGA
- a CDS encoding YceI family protein, which produces MFTSAFLRRAAMITAMALAMPALAAALKSDPAKSSVSAVFKQMNVPVEAKFKKFNAQIDYDSAKPEASKASIDIDIPSFDLGDAEFNKEAQKKEWFNGAQFPKASFVSNALKPAAGGKLDVVGKLSIKGKTADVSFPMMIKKEGNTQVFEGALPIKRLAFNIGEGEWKDTSMVADEVVIKFRVVATQ; this is translated from the coding sequence ATGTTCACTTCCGCGTTCCTGCGCCGCGCCGCAATGATCACTGCGATGGCATTGGCGATGCCGGCGTTAGCCGCCGCACTCAAGTCCGATCCTGCAAAAAGCAGTGTGTCGGCGGTGTTCAAACAAATGAACGTGCCGGTCGAGGCCAAGTTCAAGAAGTTCAATGCGCAGATCGATTACGACAGCGCCAAACCGGAAGCATCCAAGGCCAGCATCGATATTGACATTCCAAGCTTCGACCTTGGCGATGCGGAATTCAACAAGGAAGCGCAAAAGAAGGAATGGTTCAATGGCGCGCAATTTCCGAAAGCGAGCTTCGTTTCCAACGCGCTCAAACCTGCTGCCGGCGGCAAGCTGGATGTCGTCGGCAAACTGAGCATCAAGGGCAAGACAGCCGACGTCAGTTTTCCGATGATGATAAAGAAGGAAGGAAATACCCAGGTTTTCGAAGGTGCGCTGCCGATCAAGCGGCTCGCCTTCAACATCGGCGAAGGTGAATGGAAAGACACCAGCATGGTCGCCGATGAAGTCGTCATCAAGTTCCGTGTCGTCGCGACACAATAA
- a CDS encoding YceI family protein, with product MQLKHIAAALLAICTTTAFAQTYNIEPNHTYPSFEADHLGISLWRGKFTKTSGTVTLDRTSKSGNVDITIDPSTIDFGHAKMNEHAKSKDMFNVAEHPTITYKGKRIKFEGDTPVAVEGDLTMLGVTKPVTLAINKFKCIPHPMLKREVCGADATGQFNRSDFGLSYGVPKFAPEVKLAIQVEALKAD from the coding sequence ATGCAACTGAAGCACATCGCGGCCGCGCTGCTGGCCATCTGCACGACCACGGCGTTTGCGCAAACCTACAATATCGAGCCGAACCATACTTACCCGAGCTTTGAAGCCGATCATCTGGGTATTTCGCTCTGGCGCGGCAAGTTTACGAAGACCAGCGGCACGGTCACGCTGGATCGTACATCCAAGAGCGGCAACGTCGATATCACGATCGATCCCAGCACCATCGACTTCGGTCATGCCAAGATGAACGAGCATGCCAAATCGAAAGACATGTTTAATGTCGCCGAACATCCGACAATCACTTACAAGGGAAAGCGCATCAAGTTCGAGGGCGACACACCGGTTGCCGTCGAAGGCGATTTGACCATGCTCGGCGTGACGAAGCCGGTTACGCTGGCGATCAACAAGTTCAAGTGCATTCCGCATCCTATGCTCAAGCGTGAAGTTTGCGGCGCCGATGCGACCGGGCAGTTCAATCGCAGCGATTTCGGCCTGAGCTATGGCGTTCCGAAGTTTGCGCCGGAAGTAAAGCTTGCGATTCAGGTCGAAGCACTCAAGGCCGACTAA
- a CDS encoding MarR family winged helix-turn-helix transcriptional regulator — translation MKKERYLRSIRLLAECFHAFQQISDTNVRRLGLTPPQFDIIATLGNTPGMSFKELGEKTLITKGTLTGIVDRLEEKGLVVRTSCLEDRRSMIVRLTAQGENDFQRLFAPHIQFCKQAFLSYSDNDFAALDHELAKLKQHLDEALAGITPCSNT, via the coding sequence ATGAAAAAAGAGCGCTACCTGCGCAGCATTCGATTGCTTGCCGAATGCTTTCATGCATTCCAGCAGATATCGGATACCAATGTCCGCAGGCTGGGCCTCACGCCGCCGCAATTCGATATCATTGCCACGCTGGGCAACACGCCCGGCATGTCGTTCAAGGAATTGGGCGAAAAGACGTTGATCACCAAGGGCACCTTGACCGGGATTGTCGACCGCCTTGAAGAAAAAGGACTCGTCGTCCGCACCAGCTGCCTGGAAGACCGACGCAGCATGATTGTGCGGCTGACCGCACAGGGCGAAAACGATTTCCAGCGCTTGTTTGCCCCGCACATACAATTTTGCAAACAAGCTTTTTTAAGCTACAGTGACAACGACTTTGCCGCGCTCGACCATGAGCTGGCGAAGCTGAAACAACACCTGGATGAAGCCCTCGCCGGTATCACCCCTTGCAGCAATACGTAG
- a CDS encoding c-type cytochrome: MKLALASIALTTLIAAPLSAQAQFAKPEDAVKYRQSAFALMGAHTGRVGAVVKGEKPYNKAAVEADVAVMEMMSKLAFTAFPAETDLPNSKAKPDIWKEQDKFKAAAEKMQGEMGKLSAAAKSGDLNAIKTAFGGVGQSCKACHDNYRNK, encoded by the coding sequence ATGAAACTTGCGTTAGCCAGCATCGCCCTGACCACCCTGATTGCCGCGCCCCTGTCAGCACAAGCCCAATTCGCCAAACCGGAAGATGCCGTCAAATACCGGCAATCCGCATTTGCACTGATGGGCGCCCATACCGGGCGGGTCGGCGCAGTCGTCAAAGGTGAAAAACCATACAACAAGGCCGCGGTCGAAGCCGATGTCGCCGTCATGGAAATGATGTCCAAGCTGGCCTTTACCGCATTCCCCGCAGAGACTGATCTACCGAATTCAAAAGCGAAACCGGACATCTGGAAGGAACAGGACAAGTTCAAGGCTGCCGCCGAAAAAATGCAGGGAGAAATGGGCAAGCTCTCCGCTGCCGCAAAATCCGGTGACCTGAATGCGATCAAGACCGCATTCGGCGGCGTGGGCCAGTCGTGCAAGGCTTGCCATGACAATTACCGGAACAAGTAA
- a CDS encoding lysozyme inhibitor LprI family protein: MKAVHHVIGISALLFATSIAWAASFDCHKARTPSEKLICSDPSLSKLDEDLNAAYKRALESGQDKTLIRHWQREWLTSYSVTSCTTVVCLKEAFSLQIKLLNQVALPNAETATWSGRYVRYWNGKEDRHTASILLIGLTGERVFATGSALWFGPNAHIGQVHTGEIEGVGKLQNQRLLMDSMEDCKASMKRKGILLVVDEESGCGGLNVTFLGEYRKK; the protein is encoded by the coding sequence ATGAAAGCAGTACACCATGTCATCGGGATATCAGCGCTTTTGTTTGCAACGTCGATAGCCTGGGCGGCCAGCTTCGATTGTCATAAAGCGAGAACACCGTCAGAGAAATTGATTTGCTCCGACCCGAGCCTGTCGAAGCTGGATGAAGATTTGAACGCCGCATACAAACGGGCGCTCGAAAGCGGGCAAGACAAAACATTGATCAGACATTGGCAGCGCGAATGGCTGACCTCCTACAGTGTTACAAGCTGCACGACAGTGGTCTGTCTCAAGGAGGCTTTCAGCCTGCAGATCAAGCTTTTGAACCAGGTCGCGCTGCCTAACGCGGAGACGGCCACCTGGTCCGGCCGCTATGTCCGTTACTGGAACGGGAAGGAAGACCGTCATACCGCGTCGATTCTGCTGATCGGCTTGACGGGTGAACGTGTGTTTGCAACGGGGAGCGCCCTGTGGTTCGGGCCTAATGCGCATATCGGTCAAGTTCACACCGGTGAGATCGAAGGTGTCGGCAAGCTGCAAAACCAGCGTCTGTTAATGGACAGTATGGAAGACTGCAAAGCGAGCATGAAGAGAAAGGGAATTTTGCTCGTGGTGGACGAAGAGTCTGGCTGCGGCGGCTTGAACGTCACCTTTCTCGGCGAATACAGGAAAAAGTAA
- a CDS encoding cytochrome b/b6 domain-containing protein: MKKVRVWDLPVRLFHWMLAILILVSIITQQIGGNAMEWHFRSGYAVLALVGFRIIWGLVGSRYARFVSFLHGPSTIVGYLRGGKDALKGKYIGHNPLGSLSVFAMLGVVAAQAISGLYANDDIASEGPLVKFISKDLSDQITWFHKEVSANLLYLLVAMHLLAIAVYYFRKKQDLVTPMLTGDQHVEFDAPHANDGWGMRLLALLIVAVSALAVYYLVSLPPRGA; this comes from the coding sequence ATGAAAAAAGTACGCGTATGGGATTTGCCTGTCCGTCTTTTCCACTGGATGCTGGCGATCCTGATTCTCGTATCGATCATTACCCAACAGATCGGTGGCAATGCAATGGAATGGCATTTTCGGTCCGGTTATGCAGTGCTGGCCCTGGTCGGCTTTCGCATTATCTGGGGTCTGGTCGGCAGCCGGTATGCGCGCTTTGTCAGTTTCCTTCATGGGCCGTCGACCATTGTCGGCTACCTGCGCGGAGGAAAGGACGCGCTGAAGGGGAAATACATCGGCCATAATCCGCTCGGCAGTCTGTCGGTGTTTGCCATGCTCGGCGTAGTGGCGGCGCAGGCGATAAGCGGACTGTATGCGAACGACGATATTGCCAGCGAGGGGCCGCTGGTCAAATTCATCAGCAAGGATTTGTCGGACCAGATTACCTGGTTCCACAAGGAGGTAAGCGCCAATCTGCTTTACCTGCTGGTTGCGATGCATTTGCTGGCCATCGCCGTGTATTACTTCCGCAAGAAGCAGGATCTGGTGACACCAATGCTGACCGGGGATCAGCACGTCGAGTTCGATGCGCCGCATGCCAACGATGGCTGGGGCATGCGCTTGCTGGCATTACTTATCGTGGCCGTCTCTGCGCTGGCCGTGTACTACCTGGTCAGTCTGCCGCCGCGCGGTGCCTAA
- the secF gene encoding protein translocase subunit SecF, translated as MELFRIHKDIPFMRHALIFNVISALTFVAAVFFLVYKGLHLSIEFTGGTVVEVVYNKPADLEKIRTSIEGLGYTDTQVQSFGTAQNVMIRLPARKDVTSAQQSERVMATLKAQDPAVNLHRVEFVGPQVGEELTHDGLLALGMVIIGIVIYLAFRFEWKFAVAAIIANLHDVVIILGFFAFFQWEFSLTVLAAVLAVLGYSVNESVVVFDRVRETFRDRRYGKMTTADVMNHAITSTISRTIITHGSTQMMVLAMLLFGGATLHYFAIALTIGILFGIYSSVFVAAAVAMWLGVKREDLIKPVKEKDETDGAVV; from the coding sequence ATGGAGTTGTTCCGGATTCACAAGGATATTCCCTTCATGCGCCATGCGTTGATCTTCAACGTCATCTCGGCGCTCACTTTTGTCGCCGCGGTATTTTTCCTGGTGTACAAGGGATTGCATCTGTCGATCGAATTTACTGGTGGTACGGTGGTTGAAGTCGTGTACAACAAACCGGCCGATCTGGAAAAAATCAGAACATCGATCGAAGGTCTTGGCTATACCGATACCCAGGTACAAAGCTTCGGTACCGCGCAAAACGTGATGATTCGCCTGCCGGCGCGCAAAGATGTGACCTCGGCCCAGCAAAGCGAAAGGGTCATGGCGACGCTGAAGGCGCAAGACCCGGCCGTCAATCTGCACCGGGTCGAATTCGTCGGACCGCAGGTAGGCGAAGAACTGACGCATGACGGCTTGCTGGCGCTGGGCATGGTGATCATCGGCATCGTGATCTATCTGGCATTCCGCTTCGAATGGAAATTCGCGGTGGCGGCGATCATTGCGAACTTGCATGACGTGGTGATCATTCTTGGCTTCTTCGCATTCTTCCAGTGGGAGTTTTCGCTGACCGTGCTGGCGGCGGTGCTGGCGGTACTGGGTTACTCGGTCAATGAATCAGTCGTGGTGTTCGACCGGGTGCGTGAAACCTTCCGTGACCGCCGCTATGGAAAAATGACGACGGCCGATGTGATGAACCATGCGATCACCAGCACGATTTCCCGCACCATCATCACGCATGGATCGACGCAGATGATGGTGTTGGCGATGCTGCTGTTCGGCGGCGCGACCCTGCATTATTTTGCAATCGCACTGACCATCGGCATCTTGTTCGGTATTTATTCCTCGGTGTTCGTTGCCGCTGCGGTGGCAATGTGGCTCGGCGTCAAACGCGAAGACTTGATCAAGCCGGTCAAGGAAAAAGATGAAACGGATGGCGCGGTGGTGTAA
- the secD gene encoding protein translocase subunit SecD yields the protein MNRYPLWKYILIVIALLFGVLYSVPNFFGESPAVQVSSAKATVKVDQATMTRVADALSKAGMAPESVLFDLSGNQGSVRARFVDTDTQFRAKSLLEKELNTDPNDPTYIVAFNLLPNTPQWLQSLRAMPMYLGLDLRGGVHFLMQVDTKAVINKRLQGLQTSVRSMLRDKNVRHAGISRNGDQIVVLFRDAETRDRAREVLVSQLSELALQDAADGADLKLIGTFRPEALKRTTEEAVQQNISTLSKRVNELGVAEPVIQRQGADRIVVQLPGVQDVSRAKDIIGRTATLEVRMVDESVMRGTEETAAIPFGSELFKIGKGAPVVLYKDPVITGDYISSAGASFDQNQQPAVSIDLNGDGGRRMREATRSKIGKSMAIVLFEKNKGEVLTVATIRDELGSRFQITGMGSADAANDLALLLRAGSLAAPMEIIEESTIGPQLGAENIQKGFNSTLYGFAAIAIFMMIYYHLFGFFSVFALAVNLMLLIAVLSTLQATLTLPGMAAIAFTLGMAIDANVLINERIREELRNGNSPQAAIAAGFDRAWATILDSNVTTMIAGLALLIFGSGAIRGFAVVHCIGILTSIFSAVFVSRGVANLWYGRKKKLSGVSIGQVWKPNT from the coding sequence ATGAATCGCTATCCCCTCTGGAAATACATCCTCATCGTGATCGCGCTGTTGTTCGGCGTGTTGTACTCGGTGCCCAACTTCTTCGGCGAATCGCCGGCCGTCCAGGTCAGCAGCGCGAAAGCCACCGTCAAGGTCGACCAGGCCACGATGACCCGGGTAGCCGATGCATTGAGCAAGGCCGGCATGGCGCCCGAAAGCGTGCTGTTCGACCTCAGCGGCAACCAGGGTTCGGTGCGCGCGCGCTTCGTCGATACCGATACGCAGTTCCGCGCCAAGTCCCTGCTGGAAAAGGAGCTCAACACCGATCCTAACGACCCGACCTATATCGTCGCTTTCAACCTGTTGCCCAATACCCCGCAATGGCTGCAAAGCCTGCGTGCGATGCCGATGTACCTCGGCCTCGACTTACGCGGCGGTGTGCACTTCCTGATGCAGGTCGATACCAAGGCCGTGATCAACAAGCGCCTGCAAGGTTTGCAAACCAGCGTGCGCAGCATGTTGCGCGACAAGAATGTGCGGCATGCGGGCATCAGCCGTAACGGCGACCAGATCGTGGTGCTGTTCCGCGATGCCGAAACCCGCGACAGGGCGCGCGAAGTGCTCGTGTCGCAATTGTCGGAACTGGCATTGCAGGATGCGGCCGATGGCGCCGACCTGAAACTGATCGGCACTTTCCGTCCCGAAGCGCTCAAGCGCACCACCGAAGAAGCAGTCCAGCAAAATATCAGCACGCTGTCCAAGCGCGTCAATGAGCTGGGTGTCGCGGAACCGGTGATCCAGCGCCAGGGCGCCGACCGCATCGTCGTGCAATTGCCGGGCGTGCAGGATGTGTCCCGTGCAAAAGACATCATCGGCCGTACCGCGACGCTGGAAGTGCGGATGGTCGATGAAAGCGTAATGCGCGGCACTGAAGAAACCGCTGCCATACCTTTCGGTTCCGAACTGTTCAAGATCGGCAAGGGTGCACCCGTCGTGCTGTACAAGGATCCTGTCATCACCGGCGACTACATTTCCAGCGCCGGCGCCAGCTTCGACCAGAACCAGCAGCCCGCTGTCAGTATCGACTTGAACGGCGACGGCGGCCGACGCATGCGCGAAGCGACGCGCAGCAAGATCGGCAAGTCCATGGCTATCGTCCTGTTTGAAAAGAACAAGGGTGAAGTACTGACGGTGGCGACGATCCGCGATGAACTCGGCTCCCGCTTCCAGATCACCGGCATGGGTTCCGCCGACGCGGCCAATGACCTGGCACTGCTGTTGCGCGCCGGTTCGCTTGCAGCGCCAATGGAAATCATCGAAGAAAGCACGATCGGTCCGCAGTTGGGTGCCGAGAACATCCAGAAGGGTTTCAACTCGACCCTGTACGGTTTCGCGGCGATCGCCATCTTCATGATGATCTATTACCACCTGTTCGGCTTCTTCAGCGTGTTTGCGCTGGCGGTTAACCTGATGCTGCTGATCGCAGTGCTGTCGACCCTGCAGGCCACGCTGACCTTGCCGGGCATGGCGGCGATTGCCTTTACCCTTGGTATGGCGATCGATGCCAACGTGCTGATCAATGAACGTATCCGGGAAGAACTGCGTAACGGCAATTCGCCGCAGGCAGCGATTGCGGCCGGTTTCGATCGCGCATGGGCCACTATTCTCGACTCCAACGTGACCACGATGATCGCCGGCTTGGCACTGCTGATCTTTGGCTCGGGCGCGATCCGCGGCTTTGCGGTCGTGCATTGCATCGGCATCCTGACCTCGATTTTCTCGGCGGTGTTCGTCTCGCGCGGCGTGGCCAACCTCTGGTATGGCCGCAAGAAGAAACTGTCGGGCGTGTCTATCGGCCAAGTCTGGAAGCCGAATACCTGA
- the yajC gene encoding preprotein translocase subunit YajC — protein MSFLPIILMFVVLYFLMIRPQMKRQKEQKAMMEALAKGDEVITAGGMLGKVSKVTDAYVTLEVANGTEILVQKAAVATLLPKGTIKAL, from the coding sequence ATGAGCTTCCTGCCCATCATTCTGATGTTTGTAGTGCTGTACTTCCTGATGATTCGTCCGCAAATGAAACGTCAGAAAGAGCAAAAAGCCATGATGGAAGCCCTAGCCAAGGGCGATGAAGTCATCACAGCCGGCGGCATGCTGGGCAAAGTCTCCAAGGTGACCGATGCCTATGTCACGCTGGAAGTCGCCAACGGCACCGAAATCCTCGTGCAAAAAGCCGCTGTTGCTACGCTGTTGCCCAAGGGCACAATCAAGGCGCTGTAA